A genomic stretch from Synergistaceae bacterium includes:
- the flhB gene encoding flagellar biosynthesis protein FlhB, translating into MRFDLQFFAQERTEPATPRKRRKEREQGRVAKSQDLGAAVVILTGLFSLLVFGRFMHSYMRSLLIDLVAFMGGETIREAGWLRVLSREVLPAILLPWLPLGLTTAIGALLVTTAQVGIEITPKPLIPNMGRFNPVSGLKKVLSLRSVMELLKGLLKASLFALVIYFAMKKDMPELVAAIRMPLPDGVALLFSKLLGLCFRLAFLLLVIALFDYAYQKWEFEKSIKMSKQELKEEYKQMEGDPQIKSKIRQKQRELARSRMMSSVPKADVVITNPTRLAVALEYDREIMEAPVIVAKGSGFVADKIRALAEEHGVPIVENRPLAWSLFESLEVGDEIPEHLYRAVAEVLAFIYKLKGGGRKKPAVPVSGTRADGAPESGLFM; encoded by the coding sequence ATGAGGTTCGACCTCCAGTTTTTCGCACAGGAGCGCACCGAGCCTGCCACTCCCAGGAAACGAAGGAAGGAGCGGGAGCAGGGTCGGGTCGCCAAGAGTCAGGACCTCGGCGCAGCCGTCGTCATACTTACAGGGCTCTTCTCCCTCCTTGTCTTCGGCCGCTTCATGCACAGTTACATGAGATCGCTGCTGATCGACCTGGTGGCCTTCATGGGAGGGGAGACGATCCGCGAGGCGGGCTGGCTCCGCGTGCTCTCCCGCGAGGTTCTGCCGGCTATTCTGCTGCCGTGGCTTCCCCTCGGGTTGACGACGGCCATAGGAGCACTCCTGGTTACCACGGCCCAGGTCGGAATAGAGATCACCCCCAAGCCCCTTATACCCAACATGGGTCGCTTCAACCCGGTATCCGGTCTGAAAAAAGTATTGTCCCTCCGCTCCGTGATGGAGCTGCTCAAGGGGCTCCTGAAGGCGAGCTTGTTCGCTCTTGTGATCTACTTCGCCATGAAAAAGGACATGCCGGAGCTAGTGGCTGCCATCCGTATGCCGTTGCCGGACGGCGTCGCCCTCCTATTCTCGAAGCTTCTGGGGCTCTGCTTCCGCCTCGCGTTTCTTCTGCTTGTGATAGCTCTCTTCGACTACGCCTACCAGAAGTGGGAGTTCGAGAAGTCGATCAAGATGAGCAAGCAGGAGCTGAAAGAGGAGTACAAGCAGATGGAGGGAGACCCCCAGATAAAGAGCAAGATCCGCCAGAAGCAGAGGGAGCTGGCGCGGAGCAGGATGATGTCCTCCGTGCCGAAGGCGGACGTGGTTATAACCAACCCCACCCGACTGGCGGTGGCCCTGGAGTACGACCGGGAGATCATGGAGGCGCCGGTGATCGTGGCCAAGGGCAGCGGTTTCGTAGCCGACAAGATTCGCGCCCTTGCGGAGGAGCACGGAGTCCCCATAGTGGAGAACAGGCCGCTCGCCTGGTCTCTGTTCGAGTCGCTCGAGGTCGGCGACGAGATCCCGGAGCATCTGTACAGGGCGGTTGCCGAGGTGCTGGCCTTCATCTACAAGCTGAAGGGCGGGGGGAGAAAAAAGCCGGCCGTTCCGGTGTCCGGAACGCGGGCCGACGGCGCCCCCGAATCGGGGCTTTTCATGTAG
- a CDS encoding flagellar biosynthetic protein FliR, translated as MTADQTAFVSLLVFYLLTGIRFTGMMFTAPIFFASASPIQLRFWTAFILTLIAAGAMRADVPLVLFEDWTSIVVLAIRELLIGALTGFLAALPLYVLQISGELIGISMGLSMLSVMDPLSQVQVSIIGQLQFLVGMWFYFKWNGHLLMTQAIVESLTLVPPGKLALAAAWDMGLGAWLEQAFVLSLRFVLPFYGAILLADTGLGFLARTVPQMNIFVLGLPLKITLGFFVLMVVLPETVDLMTDNIERFIEFALMGITAWR; from the coding sequence ATGACAGCCGATCAGACGGCATTCGTCTCCCTGCTCGTCTTCTATCTGCTGACGGGCATTCGTTTCACCGGCATGATGTTCACCGCGCCGATCTTCTTCGCCTCGGCCTCGCCAATCCAGCTCCGCTTCTGGACCGCGTTCATCCTCACTCTCATAGCCGCCGGCGCGATGCGCGCCGACGTGCCGCTGGTCCTGTTCGAGGACTGGACGTCGATAGTCGTCCTCGCGATAAGGGAGCTCCTCATCGGCGCTCTCACAGGCTTCCTGGCGGCGCTGCCTCTGTACGTGCTCCAGATATCAGGAGAGCTGATAGGCATCAGCATGGGGCTTTCGATGCTGAGCGTCATGGACCCTCTCAGCCAGGTACAGGTCTCGATAATCGGGCAGCTGCAGTTCCTCGTCGGGATGTGGTTCTACTTCAAGTGGAACGGACATCTGCTGATGACTCAGGCCATCGTGGAGAGCCTGACACTGGTCCCTCCGGGGAAGCTCGCGCTGGCCGCCGCCTGGGACATGGGGCTGGGCGCTTGGCTGGAGCAGGCCTTCGTGCTCAGCCTTCGGTTCGTGCTGCCCTTCTACGGGGCGATACTCCTGGCGGATACTGGCCTGGGCTTCCTGGCCAGGACCGTCCCCCAGATGAACATCTTCGTCCTCGGGCTTCCCCTCAAGATCACCCTCGGCTTCTTCGTGCTGATGGTGGTGCTCCCCGAAACGGTAGACCTGATGACCGACAACATCGAGCGTTTCATCGAGTTCGCGCTAATGGGGATCACCGCGTGGCGATGA